TCCTTTCCCAGCCGATGGTACGATTTCGCGATCCAGCGCATGGAAGCGCAGCGTTCTTCCGCCCAGGTGCTGGCGGGCAGCGAAAGGTGGCGCTTCAGGGTTTTGATGCAGTCCGGAAAGCGGCCCAGATACAGATATTCCCGCCCCAGATAGTAGCACATGCGGTCGTCCTCGGGATTTTCCCGCACGGCCGTCTCCAGAAGCGGCAGGTAAGAGCCTCTGGATTTTTCGGGGTCGGGATAATGGTCCAGAACGACGGAGTCCGCATAGACCGTCCTCTGCGGCGGCGTCCCGTTATAATACAGGTATTCGTGCACAGGGTAGCGCCAGCGGAATCCTTTGCGGGAATGGATTTTGGAATAGTAGAACTGCATGTCTGGGGAACCGTCCGGCCGGTGGCTCCAGTTGTAAAGATAGCGCGCGGTGTTGGTATCCGGCTGCCACACCTGTTCCAGATGCTCCCGCCACCCTGGTGAAAAGACCTCGTCCAGGTCGGTGCAGACGCAGATGTCGACGCCGGCGGGGACATGGTCCAGCGAAAGGTTGCGCGCGGCGTCGAACCGCCAGGGTTTGACCTCCTCCGTAAACACAACCGCGCCCCTGCCGCGCAGCTTTTCCACCGTCCCGTCGGTCGAGCCGGTGTCGGTGACGACGACAAGGTCGGCCTCCCGCATGGAATCCATCCAGCGGTCGACAAATTTTTCTTCGTTTTTGGCGATGGCGTAAACGCACACTTGATATCGGCCCAAAAAGCTTCCCTCTTTCTTTCTGATTATATCTCATCCGGCAATTCCCCTTATGACTCGGTCCTGTTTCCGTTCTTCCCCCGACGAAGCCGGGGAGGAACGGAAACAAATCCTGCATCTTAACAGAAAATGCGATGGGAAAAGGAAAGCCGCCGGCTGTGGCGGCTTTCCGGTATGTAGCCATCCGGGCGCCCGATTGGCGCCCGGACAAAGGAGAACCTAAAAAGGATCGGGCAGGCAGAGCCGGGATGAAAGCGGCTCTGCCGAAAGCGGAGGAAACAGGTCTTAGGGCTGGCGTTTTCCCGATGCCCTGTTTTTTAGGGATAACTATTATTTCCATTACAGCTTATGCATGGCCGCTGCATATGTTGAAGAAAAACACCGGGAAAGCAATCGGCACAGGCCTGTGTAAGCCTGTGCCGATTGCGCAAATTTATCTTGTAGAAGGAAACAAATAATCCGGGGCGCCTTAGCAGGGGAGCCTTGGGACGTCCCGGCGGCGTCATCTAAAACATCACATCTCGATTTCCTCATCGCCGTAGGTCGCTCTGCGCTTTGCCGTGGTAAGGATGCTCACCACCAGGACGGCCGCTGTGATGAGGAGCATCACGGCGCAGATCGGGCGCTGCACGAACTGCGCGGCATCCCCGCGGAACATGGTCATGGACTGAACCAGTGTGGACTCCATAATGTCGCCCAGCACAAAGGTCAGGATGATCGGAGCGATCGGGAAGTCTCCCTTTTTCATCAGGTAACCGAGGATGCCGAACAGGAAGGTCATGACGACATCCATAACACTGTTGTTGATGCTGTATGTCCCAACGAGGCACAGCACAATGATGATGGGGAACATGATCCGGTTGGGAACATGGGTCAGTTTGGCCCAGAATCCCGCCATGGGGAGATTCATGAATAAGAGGAGCGTATTCCCGATGAACATGCTCGCGATGACGGCCCAGACCACGTCGGGATTTTCCTGGAACAGCATGGGGCCCGGCTGAAGGCCGTGCATGACAAACGCGCCGAGCAGGATCGCGATCGTGGGGGAGGTTGGGATCCCCAGCGTGAACAGCGGGATTAGGGAACCGCCACAGTAGGCATTGTTGGCTGTTTCGGGGCCGGAGACGCCCTCCACCACGCCGGTGCCGAATTTTTCAGGATGCTTCGACAGCTTCTTTTCCAGCGAATAGCTCAAAATGGTGGGGATGACGGAGTTTGTGCCGGGCACCAGGCCGATCAGAAAGCCCAGAACGGTTCCGCGGAGGATGGACTTGGTGACAATGGGGCGTTCCTCCTTTGTCGGGAAAAGCCCCTTGATGGGCGGTATGGTCACTTCGGAATGAAGGTCGGTTTCCAGCGAAAGGAAGATTTCCGACAGGCCGAACAGGCCGATGGCAAGGCAGATAAAATCGAGCCCGCTTAAAAGATAGTCCGTTCCCAGCGTAAATCTGGCGATACCGCTGGAATTATCAAGCCCCACCAGGGAAAGCGCAAGGCCCAGAAAGGCCGAGGTCATGCCTTTGACAAGTGATTTCCCCATAAGGCCGACCACCATGGTCATACCCATCACCATCAGGCAGAAATATTCGGGCGGCCCGAACTTCAAAGCCTGAGAGGCGACAAACGGCCCGACGAACACCAGCCCTATCATGGCGATCGTGCCGCCGACAAACGAGCCGATTGCGGCTACGCCGAGCGCGACGCCGGCCCTGCCTTTCTGGGCGAGCGGATAACCTTCCATACAGGTGATGACGGAAGCGGATTCGCCCGGGATGTTGACCAAGACAGAGGTGATAGTCCCGCCGTACATGGCTCCGTAATAAATTCCCGCCAGCATGATGATGGAACTGGCGGGGCCCATGCCGAAGGTCAGGGGCAGCAGCAGTGCTGTTCCGGCGGAAGGGCCGAGGCCCGGCAGCACGCCGACCATCATGCCGAAAGCGACGCCGATCAGGCAGTACAGCAGATTATACCAGGTTGCCGCCGCGGCGAATCCCTGCAGTAAGTATCCTAGTGATTCTGACAACGATATCCCTCCCTAAATTCCGAATATTCCAACCGGCAGCGGAACCTGCAGCAGAATTTTGAAGACCACATAGCACAGGGCCGCCACAATGACGGAAAGGGCGACCGCGCGTTTCCAGCTGTACCCCAACGAGAAAAGCAGGAAAAGCATGATCGCGGCGGCGGGTAGAAATCCGGTTATGGTTACCAGGGCAAGGAAAACCAGAAGGGCCGCCCATGTGACTATCATATTTTTCAGGCCCGCGCCTTTCGGAAAAATTTGATTCAGTGCGATTCCTTCCTTTTTCGCTTCGGCGAAGAAGGAGAGGATGGAGAACACGACCAGAAAGGCGCTTACCCAGGTGGACATAAAGGATTCCCCTGGTCCGTATCCCGACCAGTAGTTCATTCTCCGCGAGCCGATAAACATCGCAAGCCCCAAAAGGAACGTTATGCCGCTTAAACAGACGCCAAGATTTAAATGTAGCGACTTTCGCATTGAGAATACTGCACCCCTTTCAAAGGGCAAACCACTTGCCTGCCCTGTTTTTAGACACTCGCCGCGCCGGGGCGGCGTCTCCCGCTGTGCGGCGGGGAGAGATGTGCAGCCGTTATTTCCAGCCCATTACGTCGGCCATGGCTGCCACGTCCTGTTCGCATTTTTTCGCATAGGCGGCATATTCGTCCCCGCCTATATAGTTGACTACCATTCCCATGTCTTTCATTTTCTGAATATGCTCGGGATTCTGGATCGCTTTTTCAAATGCCTTGGAAATTTTGGCATACACCTTTTCATCTACGCCGGCAGGCATAAAGAATCCGCGGTCGGAAGGGGAAAGGACCTCGCTGCTCAGTTTCAGCTCGTTGTAGGTGGGAACGTCGGGGAGCACCTCGGAACGCTTGGGTGCGAACACGCACAGAATATCGACCTCTCCGCTCTTGTAGGCCGAGAGCGTTTCGCCAACGGAACCCCAGGCGACGTCGATATGTCCGCCGAGAAGAGCGGCGTAGTTGTCGTTCCATCCCGACTGATGGACGGGTACCAGCTTGAGACCCGGAATAGCCTTTTTCAAGCTTTCCGTCACCATGTGCTTGTTGCTGCCCTTTCCGGCATCCCCGGCCAGCAACTCATGGGTTTTGGCGTACTCCACCAGATCTTTTGCACTGGAAAAACGTTTATCGCCTTTTTTTACGACCATCGTGCCCCAGTCGCTGATCTGGTTCGCGATCGTACGGAACGATTCCAGATTTTCCTTGCGATTCTGCTGAGGGTCGAGATATCCGGCGTAAAAAGCGGGAATATTGAACTGCGCCATGGTATAGCCGTCGGGCGCGGCCTTGGCAAGCTCGTTCCAGGCAATCCAGCCGTTGGCTCCGGTCTTGTTGACTACGGTGATGGATGTCCCGAGCTCATTTTCCAGGTAGGGGACCAGCGTGCGCACGCACAGGTCGGAGCCGCCGCCCGCCGACCACGGCACCAGAATCGTGATGGGCTTGGTCGGCCAGTTAATGTCGGCTTCAGCGGCTTTGGAACCGGAAGCCTGAGTAGATGTGGAGGGTTTGGCGGAGCAGGACAGAAGCGATAAGATCATCAGCAGGGAAAAAACCATACAAGCTGCTTTTTTCATGATGAAATCTCCTTTTATGTTTTTTTGAATACAATCCGTTATAAAGAGTGAACTTTATACTCTGGATTTACCAAGTCGCGCTTTGAAAACTCCCTCCCTTCCAGGGCATCCATCAGATTGTTCATGCAGTGCCGTGCACAAAACGCATGATTATCGAGCGTGGAGCCCCCGATATGCGGAGTGCAGATTACATTCTCAAAAGTCAGCAGGCGGTTGCCGGATTCAACGGGCTCGTTTGCGAACGTATCGATCCCGGCACCGCTCAGCCGATTTCCTTCCAGTGCGTCGGCCAAAGCCTGTTCATCCACAATTTTTCCGCGGGCTGTGTTGATGAGAACGGCTTCCGGTTTCATTCTGCCGATCTCTTCCCTTCCGATCAGACCCTCCGTCTGGGCGGTCAGCGGAACATGGATGCTGACGATGTCCGAGGTTCCCATCAGGGTATCCAGGGAGACATAAGAGGCCCGCAGATCCTGCTCCTGCCGTGCGGTGCCCCGGACCAGGTCATAATACTGGACCTTTGCGCCGAAAACGTTTACTTTTTCCGCGACCAGGCGCGCGATATTTCCGAAACCGACAAGGCCCACGGTTTTTCCGCTGAGCGTGCGGGCCTGTTCCAGAATTTCGGGAATTAGCCAGGTACCGCGGTGAACGGAGCGGTCCGCCAGGGTGATGCGGCGCAGGACCGCCAGCATCAGCAGAACCGCATGTTCCGAAACGGAAACGGCATTAACGCCCGCGGCAATCAGAACGGGGATTCCCCGCTCTGTCGCGCATGCGACATCCACCTTGTCATATCCAGAGCCCCACCTCTGGATTACTTCCAGCTTGGGGGCGGCGGAAATAACCTCGCGGTTGATCAGCATCTGCCGGGTGATCATATAGTGGATGTTTCTGAGTTTGCTGTGATCGTCTTCGGGTGAAATCAATTCCAGTTCAAATTGATTCGGCAGAAGCCGGGTTACCTCCCGGATCATATTGTTGTCGAATCTTCCGACCAGACCTAAAATTTTTTTTGCCATATGTATTTCTGATTCCTTTCCGTAATTGCCGGCGAATTTGGCAGGGTATGGTGTTTATCGCTCTTCGGGCAGAGTTTCCGCTACGGACAGAATCAGCTCTTCCGACGGATTTTTTCGATTTTGGGCAGACACTTCGACGATCAGGCGGTAAAGGCTGACCTTCTTTTCCGCGGCGATCCGGGTGAACAGCTTCAGGAAGCTGGAGTGACAGCCGGAATAGCCCAGAATCAGCTCGATGGGCGTGATGGCGGGCCGGTAATCATGAAGCTTCATGGCCGGGATCAGCTCTTCGTCCAGGAAGCGCAGAAGTCCATACAGGTCGATCCCGGGTTCCAGCAGTCCTGTGTGCTGCAGGACCGCGGCGGCGGCCTCGGTGGGAATGTTTCCGGCGCTGCGTGCCATGCCGAGCAGCCCGCAGTCGATCACCCGGGCGCCGTGTTCCGCCGCCGCCAGTGCATTTGCAATCGAGAGGCCCAGATTGTTGTGCCCGTGGAATCCGACGGGGATGGAAAGGGCGTGTGAAAGAGCCTCCGAATACCGGGCAGCCTGCTCCGGTGTCATGGTGCCGGCCGAATCCATGATGGTAATCTCGTCAAGACCTTTGGATTCCAGCAGCTTCGCTTCCTCCGCCAGTTGTTCCGGAGTCAAAAGATAGGCTTTCATCATGGAATAGCGCGCTTTCAGCCCGTATTCCTTCACCTTGGCGAGCGGCTCCAGCGCAATGGCGGCGTCGCCTGCATCCGCGCCGATCCGCAAAAATGAAAGGCCGTTTTCCGCGGCAAGGGCGACGCTCTTTTCACGGTAGCGCTTTGCGTTCAGGAACATTCCGATTTCCGCTTTTTTCAGATAGGGACGGGCCAGATCCAGGTATTCCCGGTCGGTGAGCGGTGCGATGAATTTGGCTACCTCATATGCGCCGATTCCGCCGGAATTCCCGTATTCGATCACTTTGATTCCGCTGCGGATCAGGCCGGACAGCATCATGTCGGTCAGCTCGGCCGAAAAGCCTTTTCCGACCACATTGGCACCGTCTCTTAAAGTACAATCCAACAATTGCATGGAAAGATTCTCCTTTGTCAGTTTCTGTTATTGACCGTCTTTGTTCAGATCCAGAATTTTAGAATAGGTCGCCTCCGAAAGAAGAAGGGAATCCGGGCCGCCGTTTCTTCGGGATTCCTCCAGCTCGCCGGGGATCAGGATCTGTTTCACGCCGGAGCGGGTCTTGGAATTTTTGATTTTCTCGAACCATTCTCCGCCGCGCCACTCGAACTGCTCCGGGTCGGTGAAATGGGCGATGTCGAACGCGCCGAAAAAGTGGCCGGTGCCCGCTTTGCCGTGCGAGTCGAACATCCCCTCGGATTCGCAGCTCAGCCGCGCTCCGCTGAGCAGGCAGCAGAAAGCCTCGATCACCATTGCGATCCCGTATCCTTTATGGCCCGCCATGGGCAGCAGGCTGCCGGAAATCGCCGCCGCAGGGTCGGTCGTATCGTTGCCGTATTTGTTGAGCGCCCAGCCGCGCGGAAGGCATTTTCCTTCCCGTTCGAAAATGCGGATCTTTCCTTTTGCCACCGCACTGACGGCGATGTCCAGGGTAAAAGGGACGTGTCCCCTTACGGGAAAGGAAACGGCGAACGGGTCGGTGCCGAGCAGGGGCTCCATGCCGCCGAACGGTGCCATCGCGGGGCCGGCCGCCGTGCACGCGAAACCGATGCACCCTTCCCGCGCCGCCATTCTGGAAAAATAAGAGGCGGCCCCAAAATGGTTGGAATTGCGTACGGCCGCAAAACAGGCCCCGTGTTTTTTCGCCCCCGCCACACATTCCTGCATCGCCCGGTGCGCCACCACCTGCCCAAGGCCGTCTCCCCCGTCGATGGAAAGGGCGCAGTCCCTCTCGGAAACGGTGATCTCCGGCACCGGGGAGATCAGGCCCTGGCGGATTCTTCGGATATAGGCGGGCAGCCGGATCAGCCCGTGGGATTCGATGCCGCAGATTTCCGCATCGAGCAGCGTGTCAGTCAGAAGATCGGCATCCTGCTCGGGCACTCCGGCACTGTGCAGGATTTTCAGACAACATTCGGTCAGGTCGGAAATGGAAACGCAAGTTTTTGACACAGTTTGTCCGCCCCTTTCTGAACTTCTATTTTTGTGATAGACCGAGCGTGGAACAGCGGAAGACAAACAGATCCATGTCCCGGATGAAATCAGCCTCCGCGGTCCGGAACGAACGGTCCCCTTCAAACGAATGGACGGCAATGATATGGACCACTTCGTCGGGCAGGCCGGCTTTCGCCGCCAGAATCGCGCCCGAAAGCGGGTGGCGGAGCAGATCCCCGGTTTTCCCGTGGACGGCCCTCCCGCTTTCCATCGCATACTCCGTGAACTTGCCCAGGTCGTGTGTCAGTGCGCCGCAGATCAGGATATCCCGGTCAACCCGCTTTCCGTGACGCACAAAGTATTTGTCCAGAAACAGATAGTTCCGAAGCACCGCCTGCGTCACATCGCGGATGTGCTCGATCAGGCCGACGTCGCAGTTTCCCCGGCTGATGCTTACCGGCGCATGGAGGACATCCTCGTCGCTCCAGCCGCCCTCTTTGATCGCAAGCTGAAAGGCCGAAACAGTCTGGTCGCGCAGCTTTTCCGACCTGATCTCCAGAATCTCGGGCAAAAGCGCTAAAATTTGTTGCCGTTCCATCCAAGCACTCCTTTCCCCCTTCTTTTTTACTAACAAGAGAGATAAAATTTTGTAAAAATGTTCATTGATTCTTAACACTTTTTATGATAACATCAAAATACGACAAAATCCAACAGATTATTATAGATTGTGAGACAGCCTTTTTGCTGTTGGGGGAGTGGAAATGAGTTTTCTCAGCCTGAATTATTTTCTGGTTGCCGCGGAAGAGATGAATATCACAAAAGCGGCGCAGCGCCTTTACATTACCCAGCAGTCGCTCAGCTCCCACATACAGCGGCTGGAAGAGCACTATGGAGTTCGCCTTTTCGAGCGGAAGCCGGCATTGAAGCTGACGGTGGCCGGCGAATATATGGTGACGTTCGCAAACCGGATTCTGTTCTTGGAAAAGCAGATGGTTTCTCAGTTTTCGGAGCTTTCCGAAAAAAATATCGGCCGGCTCACCGTGGGGTTTTCCCGCTCCCGTTCCAGAATTTTTATGCCGGATATCTGGTCGCTGTACCATGCCCAATATCCCAACATCGATGTGGTGCTGGTAGACGCGCTGACCGTACAGTTCGACGAGATGCTTCAGGATGGGAAGATCGACCTTTATATCGGGGTGGATGCGCCCGAAGAATCCAATACCTGCTGTACGCACCTTGTCCAGGAACGGCTTTACTGCATTATGAGCGAGGAGCTTCTGAAGAAATGCCTGCCCGGCACCTGGAAGCAGTTTTTGGTGAACGCCCGGAGCGGGCTGGACCTGAACTGTATCCGGAATTTTCCATTTATCATGCTGCCGCCGAACAACCGGTTCCGTGCCCGGGTCGACCGTTATTTTTCCTCGATCGGCGTGATCCCTCACATCGTGTTTGAAACCAGCCAGCATGAGATGATTTATGCCCTTTGCCGGCAGTCATACGGCGTGGGCCTGATCTCGCAGATGTACCTGTACCAGCCGCTGAAGCAGCCCGAAGAAAAAGGGGCCTTTTATGTGTTTCCGATCAAAAACAATATCGGCTCCAGCACGATCGACCTTGTCTATCGGTTCAGCAACCCCATGCCGAAATATATCCGGGCCTTTCTGGATTCAGTGGAAGCCGTATTTCAGACGTATACGGATTCGGTGGATTCCATGATAGAAAAAGCGACCGGAATCTGTGCCGCCGAAGGATAAGGCGCAGATTTCGGGCCGGATGAGGAAACGCCGTACCGAGCGGGAATGAACCGCTCTCGGTACGGCGTTTTGATTTACGGAGCTTAGACGACTTCCACGATGGTCAGATTGGCCTGAATGGGCGACGTGCCGTAAGTGACTGTCGCGCCGCTGTTGTTGAACAGGTTGAAGACCAGCGGGACGGTCGTTACGGTGAGCAGGGCGCTTCCGTTGAGCTGAAGCGTGACGACCGGCGAAGGCGAAGAAGCCAGAACCGTCTGGGCGCCTCCGGCGACGACCCGGATGCCGAACGAAACGTTGGTTGCCGCTTCGGCGCCGTCTGTGTTGACCCACCAGGAAATATAATAATTGCCCGGCTGAGTGATGAAGAAGTTTCCGACTCCCGCGTTGTAGGTGATGTTAGCGGAGGGAGCGTTGACGGTGGTATCGAACAGGACGTTGGTACCGGTCGCGACCGTGCCGCCGCTGCTGCCCTGCAGCTGAACCTGCAGGCCGGAAAGCTCGGAACCAGGGCCCGTAGGCCCTGTGGGGCCGGTCGGGCCGGTGGGACCCGTGCCGCCCGTCGGACCCGTAGGCCCTGTGGGGCCGGTTGGGCCGGTGGGACCAGTAGCGGCATCCGTTTCTGCACAACCGCGCTTTTTCACCCTGCGCTTCCATCATATCGGACATCCCGCCCGGCATATGCTGGGATGAAATCCGGGAAAGGGGATGCGCGGGATGAAAGAGGCGGGAAAATCTTCGGCTCAGCCGGAGGCGAATGAAATCCGGGAGGACGATCTGGTGCAGATCGAAGAGATTCAGATCGACACATCGCTTCCGCCGGAACAGCGGATGAGGGATTATTTGAAGAAGGTCAAAAATCCGTATGCGTTCCGGTGCGGGCAGATCACGGTGCGGCTCTGTTTCGACCCGGACGGAAAGGGGCTGGGCGATCTGCTTCGGGACTATTTTATCAAAAAGCAGGCCGACGGCTCCTTTATGGAGTGAAAGGAACGGGAAGAATGGCGCGCGTTCACGGGATGCCGGAGGCCGGCTGGAAGGTGGCGGTTTATATCCGCCTTTCCAAAGAAGACGGAAACGACGAAAGCCTAAGCGTGGGGAATCAGAAAAAAATAGCGCTGGATTATCTGGAGCATTCGTTTGAAGGCGTTTGTCGGACGGTGGATTTTTATACGGATGACGGGCTGACGGGGACGGACTACGACCGCCCCGGATTTCAGCGGATGCTGCGCGGGATAGAGGCGGGGAAGATCGACTGCGTTGTGTGCAAGAACCTGTCCCGGGCATTCCGGAACTATGCGGATCAGGGGTATTTTCTGGAAAATTATTTTCCGCGGCACGGCACGCGGTTTATCACCATCGGGGACCCGCGGGTGGACAGTTATCTGCACCCCGAAACCATTCAGAATCTGGAAGTGCCGATCACGGGATTGATGAACGACCGCTTTGCCTGCAGGACATCCGGGGATATCCGCGCGACCTTCGACACGAAACGCAGGAACGGCGAGTTCATCGGCGCATTTGCGCCGTACGGCTATCAGAAGGACCCGAACAACAAAAACGCCCTCGTTCCGGACGAAGAAGCGGCCCGGGTGGTCAGGCGGATTTTTCTGTGGTTCGCGTACGCGGGCATGAGCAAAAACGGAATCGCGAGAAAGCTGAACGAATGGGCGGTGCCGAACCCCACGGAATACAAGCGGCGGAGCGGCATGAAATACCATAATCCCAGCGGGGCCGGGAACGACGGGCTTTGGAGCGCCGGCACCGTCGCGCGGATCCTGAGCAATCCGGTGTATCTCGGCCATATGGTGCAGGGGCGGCAGAAGGTCGTCAGCTACAAGGTGCACGACAAGGTTCCGGTGCCCCGGGAAAAATGGTTCGTCAAAGAGAACACCCATGCCCCGGTCGTCGATGCGGAAACCTTTGAGAGAGCGCAGAGCCTTCAGCAGCAAAATACCCGCACCGCGCCGAGCTGCGGCAGGCTGTCCCTGTTTTCGGGATTCCTGCGCTGCTCCGGCTGCGGAAAGGCGCTTTCGAGGAAGCGC
This window of the Ruminococcaceae bacterium BL-6 genome carries:
- a CDS encoding protein of unknown function (Evidence 5 : Unknown function), which produces MARVHGMPEAGWKVAVYIRLSKEDGNDESLSVGNQKKIALDYLEHSFEGVCRTVDFYTDDGLTGTDYDRPGFQRMLRGIEAGKIDCVVCKNLSRAFRNYADQGYFLENYFPRHGTRFITIGDPRVDSYLHPETIQNLEVPITGLMNDRFACRTSGDIRATFDTKRRNGEFIGAFAPYGYQKDPNNKNALVPDEEAARVVRRIFLWFAYAGMSKNGIARKLNEWAVPNPTEYKRRSGMKYHNPSGAGNDGLWSAGTVARILSNPVYLGHMVQGRQKVVSYKVHDKVPVPREKWFVKENTHAPVVDAETFERAQSLQQQNTRTAPSCGRLSLFSGFLRCSGCGKALSRKRAKNHVYYFCRTYREKSRTRCTRHSIREEDLRAAVLLAIQKQEELVRPFPADIRTPRPSGGWDGGRLLALRRQAWKRVAAQIDSLYPDWKNGDLTRQEYHRLKEKLTKQAAALEQAVASLEQETEEEKEEKDADSGATAGARGILRLERGILAQLVSRIDVGEGGITIRFRFADPYQKSPG